Proteins encoded within one genomic window of Acidobacteriota bacterium:
- a CDS encoding c-type cytochrome: protein MRALWRVAVLVCASVGAVVLLATVAGVVQVVRSGVSAQAPPTWLEATVARVIRDWSVPSALRRAGNPIEASADVLASGRHHFADHCASCHANDGSGDTPLGRGLFPRAPDMRAPGTQRLSDGQLFYFIEHGIRLTGMPAFGSGTPESERASWELVHFIRRLPSITDEEIEEMRQLNPRSPAEWRAEEEMREFLGPDPPDEDPEAGHVH, encoded by the coding sequence ATGCGTGCGCTGTGGCGGGTCGCCGTCTTGGTCTGTGCGTCGGTGGGGGCGGTCGTCCTGCTCGCGACGGTCGCTGGCGTGGTGCAGGTCGTGCGCTCCGGTGTCAGCGCGCAGGCCCCGCCGACGTGGCTCGAGGCCACGGTGGCGCGTGTCATCCGCGACTGGAGCGTGCCCTCAGCGCTGCGCCGCGCGGGCAACCCGATCGAGGCCTCGGCCGACGTGCTCGCGTCGGGGCGGCACCATTTCGCCGATCACTGCGCGTCGTGCCACGCCAACGACGGCAGCGGCGACACGCCGCTCGGCCGCGGCCTGTTCCCCCGCGCGCCCGACATGCGCGCGCCCGGCACGCAGCGGCTCAGCGACGGGCAGTTGTTCTACTTCATCGAGCACGGCATCCGGCTGACGGGCATGCCAGCCTTCGGCAGCGGCACGCCCGAGAGCGAGCGCGCGTCGTGGGAGCTCGTGCACTTCATCCGTCGCCTGCCCTCCATCACCGACGAGGAGATCGAGGAGATGCGGCAGCTCAACCCGCGTAGCCCCGCCGAGTGGCGCGCCGAGGAGGAGATGCGGGAGTTCCTCGGCCCCGACCCGCCGGACGAGGATCCGGAGGCGGGGCACGTTCACTGA
- a CDS encoding M23 family metallopeptidase: MSRSALLSGAWLASLCVVALSVPPAAGPSGAGPASPPAAIEPPRDTIAVLRGQAIELVHPHEPELVAIEANWNRRGIPFVRQGERWFTVLGVDLDAKPGKHRATLTFRYDDGRARIAEQIIAVGRKDFPTTRLKVAPRYVELSPEDQARATREAEETAEIYATLTPEAYWHEPFQSPLPGVDGGRNFGHRRVFNGRPRAPHSGADLRASVGTPVQAANRGRVVLAKELFFSGHAVFLDHGLGVYSAYLHLSRIAVEVGDMVERGQVIGLAGATGRVTGPHLHWGVRVLDARVDPFSLLALGRTR; the protein is encoded by the coding sequence ATGAGCCGCTCTGCCCTTCTCTCCGGCGCCTGGCTGGCTTCGCTCTGCGTCGTGGCGCTCAGTGTCCCGCCCGCTGCTGGCCCGTCTGGCGCCGGACCCGCGTCACCGCCGGCCGCGATCGAGCCACCGCGTGACACGATCGCCGTCCTGCGGGGCCAAGCCATCGAGCTCGTCCATCCGCACGAGCCGGAACTCGTCGCGATCGAGGCGAACTGGAACCGGCGCGGCATTCCGTTCGTGCGCCAGGGCGAGCGGTGGTTCACCGTGCTCGGCGTCGATCTCGACGCGAAGCCGGGCAAGCACCGCGCGACGCTGACCTTCCGCTATGACGACGGCCGCGCCCGCATCGCGGAGCAGATCATCGCCGTCGGCCGGAAGGACTTTCCGACGACCAGGCTCAAGGTCGCGCCGCGCTACGTCGAGCTGAGCCCGGAGGACCAGGCCCGGGCGACACGCGAAGCGGAGGAGACGGCTGAAATCTACGCGACGCTCACGCCTGAGGCGTACTGGCACGAGCCGTTCCAGTCGCCGCTGCCGGGCGTCGACGGCGGGCGCAACTTCGGGCACCGGCGGGTGTTCAACGGCCGGCCGCGCGCGCCGCATTCCGGCGCGGATCTCCGGGCCAGTGTCGGCACGCCCGTGCAGGCAGCCAACCGCGGCCGGGTCGTGCTGGCAAAGGAGCTCTTCTTCAGCGGCCACGCCGTCTTCCTCGATCACGGCCTCGGCGTGTACTCGGCCTACCTGCACCTGTCACGGATCGCAGTCGAGGTGGGAGACATGGTGGAGCGAGGGCAGGTCATCGGCCTCGCCGGCGCCACGGGCCGAGTCACCGGTCCGCACCTGCACTGGGGCGTCCGGGTGCTCGATGCTCGGGTGGACCCGTTCTCGCTGCTCGCGCTCGGCCGAACGCGCTGA
- a CDS encoding zinc ribbon domain-containing protein: MIVRRRDESRPARTSEHRVCDACQTPALDEDQFCGRCGRRLPTKRDAPPKAAPTSQACASCGAPAQPDDRYCGACGATLTASTQRSRPRRPRRGASRRLAPAAKRTPVGPAGDDERAHSVAPEMPEPPSRSTTALSLAGVVVVLVGLVAARGCGQLLGDWLF; this comes from the coding sequence GTGATCGTTCGACGTCGCGACGAGAGTCGTCCCGCGAGGACGAGCGAGCATCGCGTCTGCGACGCCTGCCAGACACCGGCCCTCGACGAAGACCAGTTCTGCGGGCGGTGTGGACGTCGCCTGCCCACGAAGCGGGACGCGCCTCCCAAGGCCGCGCCCACGAGCCAAGCGTGTGCCTCGTGCGGAGCGCCGGCGCAACCGGACGACCGGTACTGTGGCGCCTGTGGCGCGACGTTGACCGCGTCGACCCAGAGGTCGCGACCGCGCCGTCCTCGTCGCGGGGCCAGCCGTCGTCTGGCACCGGCGGCCAAACGAACGCCCGTCGGCCCGGCCGGCGACGACGAACGGGCGCACTCCGTCGCGCCTGAGATGCCCGAGCCGCCGAGCCGGAGCACGACGGCTCTGAGCCTCGCGGGCGTCGTCGTCGTGCTCGTCGGGCTGGTGGCTGCGCGCGGGTGCGGCCAGCTGCTCGGCGACTGGCTGTTCTGA